ATTGAACTCGGTCGCTCTCAGCCATTGCAACCCGTCCAGCAAACTTGTGACACCTTAGCTACACTCATGTACACCTCTGGTACGTCAGGGATGCCTAAGGGGGTGATGCTCACTCACGGCAATCTGATGCATCAGGTGAATGGAGCGTTTACCGTCGTACAACCGCAAGCCGGAGAGCGGGTGCTCAGCATTCTCCCAAGCTGGCACGCCTACGAACGCTCGTTTGAGTATTTCATCTTTTCCAACGGTTGTACGCAGATTTATACGAACATTCGACTGGTTAAAACAGATCTCAAAACCTACAAGCCTGCCTATATGGTTGGTGTGCCCCGGTTGTGGGAATCTATTTACGAAGGCATTCAGAAACAGTTTCGCGAACAACCCGCAAACAAGCAAAAAGTCATCAACTTTTTTCTAAAGAACAGTCAGCGCTATATTCTGGCGCGTCGTGATGCTCAAGGGTTGAATTTAGATCGGCTTGAGAGTTCAGCTTGTCAACGAGCGATCGCTGCTCAGAAAGCCATTGCTCTCGCCTCAATCCACAACCTCGCAGACAAACTCGTCTACCAAAAAGTCAGGGCAGGCTTGGGCGGACAGTTGAGATTTGTAGTGAGTGGGGGTGGGTCAATCGCACAACACTTAGAAGATTTCTTTGAGATCGTTGGCATTGAAATTCTAGGCGGTTATGGATTAACCGAAACTGCGCCGATTACTCATGTTCGTCGTCTGTGGCGGAATCTTCGAGGAGCTGATGGTGAACCCCTGCCAGAGACTGAAACCCGCATCGTCGATCCGGATACTCGCAAAGATTTACCGATTGGAACAAAGGGATTGATTCTGCTGCGGGGTCCGCAGGTGATGCAAGGATATTACAAAGATCCTGAAGCGACGGCGAAAGCGATCAACTCTGAAGGCTGGTTTGACACAGGCGATTTGGGCATGATCACGCGCTACAACGATTTGATCATCACAGGACGCGCCAAAGATACGATCGTGTTGACCAACGGAGAGAATATCGAACCGCAACCGCTCGAAGACGCTTGTCTGCGGAGTCCCTATATTGACCAAATCATGTTAGTCGGACAAGACCAGAAAGTTCTCGGTGCTTTAGTTGTCCCAAATTTAGAAACCCTCGCCCAGGCCGGCAAGACACCCGATCTCAAGAGTCAAGCGGTGCAAGACTTATTTCGGCAAGAGCTAACTCGACTTGTGAAAGAACGCCCTGGATATCGTCCTGATGAGCGGATTGGACCTTTCCGACTCTTAGATGAACCCTTCACAATCGAAAACGGCTGCCTCACCCAAAAGCTGAGTCTGCGTCGCAATGTTGTGATGGAGCGCTACCAAGGCATCGTAAACGAAATGTTTAAGGGATAAAGAACAACACCAATTTTAGAAGGGAAATAAAACATGACCATTCAAAATACTGAATCCAGTTGGGAGCAATTGTTAGAAGTTGCCCGAAACAATACTTCGGCTCGACGGGTGCGTAGACCTGGACAATCTCCTTCTACTGCACCCATTCCGAGTAGTTTGCACAAACTGCCCGCCGACACGGCACCTCCTGTTTTGCTTTATCGAGATACAAACTCTTGGTGCCCTTTTTGCGAGCGTGTTTGGTTTGCCTTAGAAGAAAAGGGAATTCCGTTTGCAACTGAGTTTATCGATCTGTTCAACAAACCCAAATGGTATGCCGATTTGGTTCCAACAACCCTTGTTCCAGCGGTAAAAATTGACTCGCAGTTCGTTCACGAATCCAAAGACATTCTTTTAGCGTTGGAAGAACGATTTGGGGCAACGTTGCTTCCTGATAATGCAGAAGAAAACGCGATCGCAAGACAATGGATCGAGGAAGCAGAAACCAACGGGTTTAAGGAAGCTGGCTACAAATTCCTGCTGACAAAAACGTCAGAGGCGGATGAACTAGAAACGCTACAAACCACATTTGAGGTCAAACTAGACGAACTAGAGCAAGCGTTAGGACAGTATCCAGGGCCTTACTTTTTGAGCACGTTCAGTTTAGTTGATATCATGTATAGCCCGCATCTCGATTGCTTGGCTGCTAGTTTACCGGTCTATCGGGGTTATTCAGTCAAGGGCAATCCTCGCTTTCCTCGGATCAATGCTTGGTTTGCAGCACTGGCTGAGCGCCCTGCTTATCACCGAGTCAAGTCAGACGATATTACCAATAATTTGTTGTTCCGTCGTCTCTGGAGAACAGAACCGAGCGCAAATCTACTTCCTCCCGATTCAGCCATCAGCCATAAGTTGGACTATCGAGCAGAAGCAGCAGAGCGCTTGAGCGACAATCATGATGTTGCGATCGCAGATATTCTCAAGAACTCCGGACTACAAGCGTTTTTAGGAAAAACCTCAGCGATCAAAGCCGCGATCGACATGCATCTGAGATTGTTGGCAACCTATCTGCTTTACGGAGAAGATACTCTACTTCCCTGGGGATGCATTGGGAGAAAAGATCAGATCGATCCATTCGCTTCAGCCGTTGGAGCGGTCGCCCTTGCTTACGTGAGGAATCGCATCTGTGCACCACGAAATATGAGTGCAGGTGCCGCGATCGCATTTCGTGCAGCCGTCGATCGACTACTGACATCCCTCTACTGAGAAACACGAGGCAAGTTACAAAGAGAGAGAATTTCAATGCCCCGCCCCATTCTCGTTGCTCACGAGATCGTCGTCATGGAACTGCGGTGGAAGTTGACAAATCGGCTAAAGTACAGATTATCGGTTTTGAGGAAATTCCATGCTAGATCTACCCCCTGAAGTACCTCCACATATTCTCAAAGCTGTAAGAGGCTTCATTGCCTTTGCCAATAACCCTAATCAAACCGAGGCAGTGTTTGATATGGCAGATGGGTTACGGCAGACCGATCTCTATCAGCAATTTATTGAATACGCGCATTCCCAACCTGCCGTCGCTCAAATTATCCAAGAGCGCTATTTTGCTCCGATCGCTGATCTAGAACGGTTGCTCAACTGTCCTCAAGGCTCCTTGGGGTATCATTATGCAGCACAAATGAAGCGGGCAGGTCTACAACCCGACTTTTATCGCAATATAGCTATAGAAGATGACTACAGCTATATTGCCATGCGAATGCGTCAAACCCATGATGTTTGGCACATTATCACAGGCTTTGGCACGGATTTAGCGGGTGAGTTGGGACTGCAAGCCTTCACGCTTGCTCAAACGCGCTCCCCCTTGGCAGTGACTATCTTGGCAGCATCGGCCATGTATGCCCTAAAATCCTCAAGTCCTCTCAATCCCTTAATTGAAAGTATGCAGCAGGGGTGGCGGATGGGAGAAAACGCACACCCGTTCCTCGCTCAGAAGTGGGAAGAAGACTGGGAAAAGCCATTGTCTGAATGGAGAGCCGACCTCAAAGTTGAGGCGGTATAGAGCAAAGCCAAGCGTATGTTCCGTATCAGGTTTGATCGCTTGCGGCGAGTTCTACTCAACCTTAAGAGAGCTGTGTTTTTATGTCTCATTTTGTTACCTCAAACTAATGGATAAAGATAAACGCCAAGCTTACTGGCGAGCCAATACCGCTTTAATTCGGAATCTCTTAATTGTCTGGGCGCTGGTGTCACTCGTCTTTAGCATCCTGCTGGTTGAGCCATTGAACGCTATGCGTCTCGGTGGCTTACCCCTTGGCTTTTGGATGGCACAGCAAGGCTCGATTTTGACATTTGTAGTGCTGATTTTTATTTACGCCATCCAAATGGATAAGCTTGATCGCAAATACGGTATCAGGAAGTGAGGGTGTGTCATGTCAGTTGAAATTTGGACAATTGTGATAGTTGCTCTGACGTTTGCTCTATATCTCTATATCGGCTGGCGCTCTCGCGTGCGAGACAGTGCTGGTTTCTATGTGGCTGGGCAAGGTGTTCCCGCAATTGCCAACGGTGCGGCAACTGCTGCTGACTGGATGTCCGCGGCGTCGTTTATCTCGATGGCGGGGTTAATTTCCTTCTTGGGTTACGATGGTTCAATTTACTTGATGGGTTGGACTGGTGGTTACGTGCTGCTAGCGTTGCTGCTTGCCCCTTACTTGCGGAAGTTTGGTAAATATACAGTGCCGGATTTTGTTGGCGATCGCTATTACTCCAACGCCGCCCGTTTAGTCGCTGTTATTGCTGCCCTCTTCGTTTCCCTGACTTATGTAGCGGGACAAATGCGCGGTGTGGGTATTGTATTCAGCCGCTTCCTTCAGGTAGAGGTTAGCACTGGCGTAATAATCGGCATGGTAATTGTTGCCTTCTTCTCAGTGTTGGGAGGGATGAAAGGCATTACCTGGACGCAAGTAGCCCAGTACTGCATTTTGATTACTGCCTTCCTAATTCCCGCCGCCGCGATCGCATTTTTGCTCACAGGTAACGCCATTCCCCAGTTGGCATTCACCTTCAGCGATATCGTCCCCAAACTCAACCAAGTTCAAGCTGACTTGGGTTTCCAGGAATACACTCAACCCTTTGCCAATAAGTCAATGCTGGATGTGCTGTTCATCACGATTGCCCTGATGGTGGGAACAGCAGGACTGCCTCATGTAATCGTGCGTTTTTATACCGTTCCTGACGTGCGTTCTGCACGGTTCTCTGCGGGTTGGGCGCTACTATTTATTGCACTGCTTTACACCAGTGCTCCAGCCTTAGCTACGTTCGCTCGCTATAACCTGATTGACTCTTTGCACAATCAAACAATAGAAGAAGTACATCAGCTAGATTGGGCAAACAAGTGGGAAAAAACCAAGTTGTTGACCTTCGAGGACAAGAACAATGACGGGCGCGTTCAGCTGACGCCGGATAAGGCAACTAGCGAGATTACAATCGACCCGGACATCATCGTCCTGTCAACGCCAGAAGTGGCAAAGTTGGCTCCTTGGGTAATTGCTCTGGTTGCCGCTGGTGGACTAGCAGCGGCGCTTTCTACAGCATCGGGTTTGTTATTGGTAATTTCTAGTGCCGTAGCCCATGACGTTTACTATCGCATCATTCATCCGGATGCCTCGGAGTCCCAACGGGTGTTTGTCGGTCGCGTGATGGTGGGATTGGCTGTGGCGCTTGCCGGGTACTTCGGCATTAATCCACCGGG
This window of the Chroococcidiopsis sp. CCMEE 29 genome carries:
- a CDS encoding Coq4 family protein; the protein is MLDLPPEVPPHILKAVRGFIAFANNPNQTEAVFDMADGLRQTDLYQQFIEYAHSQPAVAQIIQERYFAPIADLERLLNCPQGSLGYHYAAQMKRAGLQPDFYRNIAIEDDYSYIAMRMRQTHDVWHIITGFGTDLAGELGLQAFTLAQTRSPLAVTILAASAMYALKSSSPLNPLIESMQQGWRMGENAHPFLAQKWEEDWEKPLSEWRADLKVEAV
- a CDS encoding AMP-binding protein → MSRTSKAPTLESSVYSEVQSLPEMWSIAARRFASVMAVRDPRSQPEIKFTYAQLYEQMQCFASGLQALGIGSTSEDSIPPRVALFADNSPRWLIADQGILQSGAVNVVRGAQAALEELLFILRQSGAIALVVEDIALLNKIRSGLTDLPLRFVILLSDELTSEDTLKILSFTDAIELGRSQPLQPVQQTCDTLATLMYTSGTSGMPKGVMLTHGNLMHQVNGAFTVVQPQAGERVLSILPSWHAYERSFEYFIFSNGCTQIYTNIRLVKTDLKTYKPAYMVGVPRLWESIYEGIQKQFREQPANKQKVINFFLKNSQRYILARRDAQGLNLDRLESSACQRAIAAQKAIALASIHNLADKLVYQKVRAGLGGQLRFVVSGGGSIAQHLEDFFEIVGIEILGGYGLTETAPITHVRRLWRNLRGADGEPLPETETRIVDPDTRKDLPIGTKGLILLRGPQVMQGYYKDPEATAKAINSEGWFDTGDLGMITRYNDLIITGRAKDTIVLTNGENIEPQPLEDACLRSPYIDQIMLVGQDQKVLGALVVPNLETLAQAGKTPDLKSQAVQDLFRQELTRLVKERPGYRPDERIGPFRLLDEPFTIENGCLTQKLSLRRNVVMERYQGIVNEMFKG
- a CDS encoding DUF4212 domain-containing protein, with amino-acid sequence MDKDKRQAYWRANTALIRNLLIVWALVSLVFSILLVEPLNAMRLGGLPLGFWMAQQGSILTFVVLIFIYAIQMDKLDRKYGIRK
- a CDS encoding sodium:solute symporter family protein, whose amino-acid sequence is MSVEIWTIVIVALTFALYLYIGWRSRVRDSAGFYVAGQGVPAIANGAATAADWMSAASFISMAGLISFLGYDGSIYLMGWTGGYVLLALLLAPYLRKFGKYTVPDFVGDRYYSNAARLVAVIAALFVSLTYVAGQMRGVGIVFSRFLQVEVSTGVIIGMVIVAFFSVLGGMKGITWTQVAQYCILITAFLIPAAAIAFLLTGNAIPQLAFTFSDIVPKLNQVQADLGFQEYTQPFANKSMLDVLFITIALMVGTAGLPHVIVRFYTVPDVRSARFSAGWALLFIALLYTSAPALATFARYNLIDSLHNQTIEEVHQLDWANKWEKTKLLTFEDKNNDGRVQLTPDKATSEITIDPDIIVLSTPEVAKLAPWVIALVAAGGLAAALSTASGLLLVISSAVAHDVYYRIIHPDASESQRVFVGRVMVGLAVALAGYFGINPPGFVAQVVAFAFGLAASSFFPIILLGIFDKRTNREGAIAGMITGLVFTLFYIIGVKFGGMQPWFFGVSAEGIGTLGMIINFIVTLVVSRLTPPPPAEIQEMVEDLRTPSGELPTEVVH
- a CDS encoding glutathione S-transferase family protein, whose protein sequence is MTIQNTESSWEQLLEVARNNTSARRVRRPGQSPSTAPIPSSLHKLPADTAPPVLLYRDTNSWCPFCERVWFALEEKGIPFATEFIDLFNKPKWYADLVPTTLVPAVKIDSQFVHESKDILLALEERFGATLLPDNAEENAIARQWIEEAETNGFKEAGYKFLLTKTSEADELETLQTTFEVKLDELEQALGQYPGPYFLSTFSLVDIMYSPHLDCLAASLPVYRGYSVKGNPRFPRINAWFAALAERPAYHRVKSDDITNNLLFRRLWRTEPSANLLPPDSAISHKLDYRAEAAERLSDNHDVAIADILKNSGLQAFLGKTSAIKAAIDMHLRLLATYLLYGEDTLLPWGCIGRKDQIDPFASAVGAVALAYVRNRICAPRNMSAGAAIAFRAAVDRLLTSLY